DNA sequence from the Carassius auratus strain Wakin unplaced genomic scaffold, ASM336829v1 scaf_tig00031743, whole genome shotgun sequence genome:
AttcaataaagaaatatatttgacGTTAGAACTAAATtggtaatttttaatatatatataaatacatatgataaataaattacttataataaataaatgtaataaatacggtataaaataataatttaaataaagtaaatatagaaatacattttgattaaaaaaatgaatatttaaaattattttaaatcagcttAAATTATACCatgatgtataaatacatttaaaatctaaataaatctaatatctgaataattaaatgtaatacataaataatgtaaataaaaaaatttaatatataaatacattttgattaaagaaaACTATTACAATGaatatctaaaattattttaaatcatcttAAATTATACCATgatgtgtaaatacatttaaatctaatatctgaataaatacatttaaaaaatacatataaaataataatgtaaataaataataatgtaatatttaaatgtagaaattaatgtacaaatacattttgataaaaaaaactattacagtgaatatctaaaattattttaaatcatcttAAATTATACCAtgatgtgtaaatgcatttaaaatcaaataagtgtaatatctaaataaatacatttaataaatgaataaaaaataataatgtaaacaaataaaataaatgcattttgataaaaaaaaaaaaaactgcattacaaaaacttttttttcatgcaatacagaaatgacAATGACAGTTCCACAGTATGATGATAAGGCGAAAATGTGCTTGATTGACAGGTAAATGAGTCATAAAAATATGCCTGGCTAATaaagtcaatattttttttaagtatgtaatCATTACAAAGTTAGCAAAATTGCAGTCCATCCCAGAACAGGTTGGTTTGGTTCTCTCTTAAATGAGAATGAGGAGCGTTCGCTGGTGTGCTCTACTGAGGATCTTCTTCTGGCCGTTCACCGAATGCACTTTGTGACGAAGACTGACGTTTGACGTGTTTGTggttgtctttcagggctgtgGTTGAGAAATATCTACTGGAAAAGTCACGTCTGGTGTCCCGAGAGAAGAACGAGAGGTACGACGTCCAAACGTCTCTTCTGTGCATCAGAAAGCGGCTTTGATGTGTAGTTCGAGACTGAGATGTTTCTCACCGTATCTATCGGCCCATCGCTCTCACAGCCGTTTCTGCAGCATTAACCGCAGTATTATCAGCTCTTATCAGCTCACCATGACTGCTGCAGAACCTGAAAAACAGAGGCCATGTTTCTCAACAACCTGATTGTGCGCCTGTGttcaaaatactataaaatagcTTTGACTAATTAGATAAGTAGCAAGTGGTTTAGGGATTTACCCTAgtgaactgattcattcaaatgattcaaatgggGGAAATCCTATTGGACTAATAATAGCGTGATTTATGAgtgaaatgattcattcaaatgattcgtgtgGATGAATTGGTCTAAAAGTCTTCTTCAAATTGAATGTGCATGTAAATAAATGGAATATCTAAATTtaaatcatagttttttttatatacaaaaaagaCTGTATTAGActttataaaattaatgtttttttgttttggaaatgtattttaatacataaaaaattagaaaaaaaatgtattaaattaaatgcattggtaaaaaaacaagacatttatCTCCTGTTTATCTAAATGTATTCaggtaaatacatttacatcagtgcattaaaaaaatataaatatatttatttaaatcatggtTCACGACAAACAAGATATCACATCTTTCAAATTTAATGCAGAAATAAATACGTTTATGatatgaataaatttaaataagtatataaatCAAGTTTAAAAGTTCAGggaaaatgtattgtaattaatattttaataaaatgaacataaatagTGCTGAGATTCAGAGTGAATTGATTCATTTGAAggattaatgtaaataaatttgcCCAAAAACAAGAAATCCCCTCCTTCAATTTTAATATAGATTCAACTATAGAAATCAATCCATATTCAAGGGAAAAACTGTTTAGCTAAACTGTTTAAGTTACATTTGTTTACGAATTGATTCGTTCAGatggtaaatgtaaatgaattgcTCCAAAAACaagatttaatttaatcattaatttaaatatataaataaccaaaTACACTATAGAAATTAATCCATATTCAGGAGAAAACCTGTATTACTAtggatattataatataaatcagGATTAATAAATAGTCCCATTGTTGATGAATTGATTCGTTCAGATGGTTCGATGTAAATGAATTGCTCCTAAAACAAGATATCGCCTTTCTTTAATTTGCCTCAGTTTCATTATCGGCCTTTTATAAGTGAAATGTGGAGTGTAGCTAACTAGTTTTTCATAGCGGTAGCTTGTCTGTGGTTTACTTTTAATCATGAGTAGCGTGTAGCTTTTTCGAAACTCAATAACTGCTCGTTCTTTCCTCCTCGTACAGGAACTACCACGTGTTTTACTATCTGCTGGTAGGGGCGTCGGAGGAGGAGCGGCGGGAGTTCAGACTCCTGCAACCAGAAGAATACTTCTACCTCAAACAGGTCATCTGCAAATTAAAACACCCTCTCATCTCCTAATATCACTGCTTGCTGATACTAGAATAGCTTGTATGTCAAAAACTGCCTTGGAAATTGCAACCGTTTTCCATTTTTGGTTTTCGTTTTCAGGAAAACTTTATGATAGAAGATGCAGACGACCTTCGCCATGACTTCGAGCGACTGCAGCAGGCGATGGAGATGGTGGGCTTCCTCCCGGCCACCAAGAGACAGTGAGTTAAACTCTCAGGACAGATGTCTTCAGACAGACGGGTTGTGTCGATGTTCAGAGCATCTGAGACTTTCGTCTGTTTATCCTTGTAGGATATTCTCCGTCCTGTCGGCCATCTTGTATCTGGGAAATGTGACGTACAGTCAGAAGTCGTCCGGTAGAGAGGAAGGTCTGGACGTGGGGCCGCCAGAGGTGCTTTCCACACTTTCAGACCTGCTTAAGGTGAGTGCATTTCTCAAACTTTCCATCAGGGACGAGATTTCTGCTCGTTCATGAAGATTTCGGTGTTTTTTCGGTCAAATacgttaaaaatacattttgtcataAGAATGGAATATGGCTGAATAAAAGCTTGATAGTTTGAAATTTGACAGCAaagaaatattgatatttaaatgttacagttgatctgtaaaataatttttataaaattattataaatatgttacAATGCAATAACATTTCAATAGTCATGCATTCCTTTATTGATttgtataattaagttaattaaaaaatataaaataaatgataaaataaaatgttattttgaataataataataataaaataagtattggTTTATATATgctgttttactttattattattattcaataaactaGTATTATTTCAAAActaatgtttctttatttaatttttataatttaaagtaaatataaaaaataaaatatatataaaatattactaactatatatatatatatatatatatatatatatatatatatatatatatatatatatatatatatagttttatcttttattattattgaatacacAAATGTCATtgcaatagtaatatatttcctgattgatttgtttatttttatcactaatatatatttttaaatatgtattttgaataattagtagtagtagtattttatatCATTCTTGATTTTGTTACTAAACCCATCCCTATTATTGAGTACATATTGtatcctaaaataaaaaattattgcaaTAACTTTAaactatacaatttaaaatgttagtaaaacattttttatgtaataatattaattagttATTATTGTGTAGTCCTATTGTAAAGGGGCAAAAAGGGACTTTCCTCCATTTTTGTGCTTATCTGATTACATGCTTGTTTTATGCTCTTGATAGTTTGTTGTATGTTTCGGATGTCACGTCTTAATCAAGCTTTCTTTGGCGTTTCGGTCCAGGTTAAGGAGGAGCCTTTGGTGGAGGCTCTTACCAAGAGGAAAACGGTGACCGTAAACGACAAGCTGATTCTGCCCTACAGCCACAGCGAGGTGCACTAGAGCCGTCCGCTTTCATACACCACTGTTAGCAGAGCGCCCAGGTGTTTTTGTAGCTAAACGAGTGTCGTTTGTGTAGGCGATCACCGCTCGAGACTCCATGGCCAAGTCTCTGTACAGTGCCCTGTTCGACTGGATCGTCCTGCGCATCAATCACGCGCTGCTTAATAAGAAAGACATGGAGGAGTCCGTTTCGGTAAGATGCTTGAAACCGCAACAGTCAGAGTCTGCATTAAGGATGTCCAAGCTCTTACAGTCATGTGGTTTCTCCATTATTTCAGTGCTTATCCATTGGCGTGCTCGATATCTTCGGCTTTGAAGACTTTGAGACCAACAGCTTTGAACAATTCTGCATCAACTACGCCAACGAGCAGCTCCAGTATTACTTCAACCAGCACATTTTTAAACTTGAACAGGTTAGTGAGCCGGTTTGCACGCTCGCAACCTTTAAAAGTCTCCATTTTATCCCAATTTGATCACACTATGTGGTTGGTCCACCTTCAGGAGGAGTATCAGGCTGAGGGCATCACCTGGCACAACATTGATTACACCGATAACGTCGGCTGTATCCACCTCATCAGCAAGAAGCCCACTGGACTCCTCTATTTACTTGATGAGGAGAGCAAGTAAGACCTGCATTGGTTCATTGCTCTCTGAACGTATTGTTTTTAAAGAGAAGCACCCGTTTTTGTGCTGATGTACATTTCTTTCTTCATAGCTTTCCTCACGCCACTGATAAAACCTTGCTGGCCAAGTTCAAACAGCAGCACCAACAGAACCATTACTTCGTGCCAACTCCAGTGATGGAACCAGCCTTCGTCATCCTCCATTTTGCTGGGAAGGTCAAATACCAGataaaggtaattttttttgggtggggtCAAGCcacataataaaaaacattttaaaaacaaaatttaacAATAAGACTCCCGTTTTGTAGAATGACCCTGCTAATATTCCATCTTTTGCATGTGAATTTCCTCCAACAGGATTTCCGTGAGAAGAACACGGATCACATGCGTCCGGATATCGTGGCTCTCTTGCGAAGCAGCGACCGAGCTTATGTCCGGCAGCTGATTGGGATGGACCCGGGGGCGATGTTCCGATGGGGAATCATCCGCGCCTCCATCCGCGCATTGGCCGCCTTCAACGAAGCCGGCCGCCGCTGGGCAGCCAAGACTGCGGGTAACCCTTGGAGCGTTATGCATTACTTTCAGATTAGTCCAAAACTTTGGATTTTCAGAGACTAAGGTGTTATTTATAGCTTGCATGTAAGAAAGCTGCCTGGTGACGCAAACAGTCTTATTTAGAAGGATTGCAGAATGATTAAACTAAGAAgggataataaaaaataagcgaGTAAGGTTGTTTGCGAGACGTTTTGGGTGGAGTGTTGAAATCACTCTCTCAATGCTGTTTGTGTGTTGACAAACAGGTGTGGTCAGACCGAACTCCAGAGTTCCTCTAGGAGAGCTGCAGAGATCTAACGTGCCCATTGAGAGGATGTACCGGTAAGGTTTAGACtagaaaagagagcgagagaaagaggaagTGTTGTGAGGAACTTGATCTCTTCCTGTCCTTTCTTTTGCCTTTGTGTAGCAGGTGATCATGTGACCATGCTCTCTCCACAAAGGCACATTGCAGGCCGATTTCTTACTGTAATCTCATGCGCTCGGTCCTATTTAAGCAAATAGAAAATATAACAGCATCTATAATGAAAAACATGACAAGGTCATATTCAAtctcaaaccccccccccccccccccccaaaaaaaaggaaatattttctcaaaataatttCTTGAAAAGCATCGTAATAAGTAGAcaaaatgcaagaaaaataaacattttatttactgaaataCCAGTATATTAATCATTTCAAGTGAATCACAATCATTGAAGACAATACAACAAAtcccatttaatatatattacaatgaaaATTGGATGGGATGTGCTTAATTGTCACGAAAATATTGGTTAATTGTTTCATGGTTTTGTAAATtatccattttattattattttgtggtcCCATAACCAGGACATGTTTATGACATATTAGAAAAAGAATCACTTTAATAAATGTACTTGTTCCTGCAATGTCCCTGTGTTTTTCCTCTGGTGTTTGTCAAGGGTTTTCCCCTCAGTTACTGACCTGTGATCAGTTTCACTGAAGTTAAAACCGTACGGTCTGTAAAGCTGGTCATAGATCAGCACCTGCTGGTGGCGTTCGCCCTcgggtgactgtgtgtgtgtgtgtgtgtgtggtgtttattTTCTACAGCCATGCTCCTATGCTTGATTTCTCCTTTGATCATTCAGAGGAGCGCCCTCTAGAGGCTTTTGAGGACATCTTTGCTAGTTGTGAGAGTAAGAAGTAAGTGGACTTGAGCAGAACATCGAGGTCAGACAGGGAGAGCTTGGCAGCTTGGGAAGGCTGGGTTTCCAGTTTTCTGAGCAAACTCAAATACCACATTCAGATGTCCGCAGAATCCAGAAGCTAGCGCTCTTCTCTCTTTATGTGATCAAAGGGCTGGCCAGAGTTTGTATTTAACCTGGTTTGTTCAAAGAAATCCACAACATGTACTCCTAAATCCCAGTTTGTGAGGTTTATTACCTCTTAGCACTCCCAAGTGGAAAGGAAACCATAATGTGTCCTTTTAAGGCGTTTATTACGGAAGCGAGTTCTCTTCCTGGTTTGCTGTCCCCAGCCCCCGGTGCCAATCTTATCTGTTTGACCTCCTATTGTTCTGATCCGAGTGGTAAGTGAACCAATGCATGAGTCCAGGCCTTTGCTGAGTGGGGTGGCGACCCCCGTTTTAACACCCCGTCAGGTCGAAACCAGAGTAACAACAGCATGGATTCACCACTGAACCCTGAAGTAATAGTTCACCGAATTAAAGACCTTTTCGAATTTAACACACTTGCCTGCATTTGTTTATTGTATGTGATTCCTTTTGTGGAGGGTGTTTCCTTGTGCA
Encoded proteins:
- the LOC113080600 gene encoding unconventional myosin-IXb-like isoform X4, whose translation is MSVKDGDGTTSQDGKAYELQIYPRLSLETASCCILRVTKEATAASVIRDAAETLGLDTRKLYVLAEVKECGGEEWVLESTDLPVHRVLLWPRKAQEQHSQKEGFYFLLQERNHDGSIRYVHLPTVGNEQESKRLVARGFLPPQQEDLEDLCNLPVLNEDSILDNLRIRFQKKKIYTYAGSILIAINPFKFLPIYNPKYVKMYENHQLGKLEPHIFAIADVTYYAMLRKHINQCIVISGESGSGKTQSTNFLIHCLTALSQKGYASGVERTILGAGPVLEAFGNAKTANNNNSSRFGKFIQVNYLESGVVRGAVVEKYLLEKSRLVSREKNERNYHVFYYLLVGASEEERREFRLLQPEEYFYLKQENFMIEDADDLRHDFERLQQAMEMVGFLPATKRQIFSVLSAILYLGNVTYSQKSSGREEGLDVGPPEVLSTLSDLLKVKEEPLVEALTKRKTVTVNDKLILPYSHSEAITARDSMAKSLYSALFDWIVLRINHALLNKKDMEESVSCLSIGVLDIFGFEDFETNSFEQFCINYANEQLQYYFNQHIFKLEQEEYQAEGITWHNIDYTDNVGCIHLISKKPTGLLYLLDEESNFPHATDKTLLAKFKQQHQQNHYFVPTPVMEPAFVILHFAGKVKYQIKDFREKNTDHMRPDIVALLRSSDRAYVRQLIGMDPGAMFRWGIIRASIRALAAFNEAGRRWAAKTAGVVRPNSRVPLGELQRSNVPIERMYRKNKNPKTRQLIPKNLLDTRSLKYVVGLHDRTTKSLLHLHKKKRPPSISAQFQTSLSKLLETLGKAEPFFIRCLRSNCLRRCK
- the LOC113080600 gene encoding unconventional myosin-IXb-like isoform X1; the protein is MSVKDGDGTTSQDGKAYELQIYPRLSLETASCCILRVTKEATAASVIRDAAETLGLDTRKLYVLAEVKECGGEEWVLESTDLPVHRVLLWPRKAQEQHSQKEGFYFLLQERNHDGSIRYVHLPTVGNEQESKRLVARGFLPPQQEDLEDLCNLPVLNEDSILDNLRIRFQKKKIYTYAGSILIAINPFKFLPIYNPKYVKMYENHQLGKLEPHIFAIADVTYYAMLRKHINQCIVISGESGSGKTQSTNFLIHCLTALSQKGYASGVERTILGAGPVLEAFGNAKTANNNNSSRFGKFIQVNYLESGVVRGAVVEKYLLEKSRLVSREKNERNYHVFYYLLVGASEEERREFRLLQPEEYFYLKQENFMIEDADDLRHDFERLQQAMEMVGFLPATKRQIFSVLSAILYLGNVTYSQKSSGREEGLDVGPPEVLSTLSDLLKVKEEPLVEALTKRKTVTVNDKLILPYSHSEAITARDSMAKSLYSALFDWIVLRINHALLNKKDMEESVSCLSIGVLDIFGFEDFETNSFEQFCINYANEQLQYYFNQHIFKLEQEEYQAEGITWHNIDYTDNVGCIHLISKKPTGLLYLLDEESNFPHATDKTLLAKFKQQHQQNHYFVPTPVMEPAFVILHFAGKVKYQIKDFREKNTDHMRPDIVALLRSSDRAYVRQLIGMDPGAMFRWGIIRASIRALAAFNEAGRRWAAKTAGVVRPNSRVPLGELQRSNVPIERMYRHAPMLDFSFDHSEERPLEAFEDIFASCESKKDMHAQIINSIKDLQLDGEDPRKLLQSWGRLRFPRHVLQKNKNPKTRQLIPKNLLDTRSLKYVVGLHDRTTKSLLHLHKKKRPPSISAQFQTSLSKLLETLGKAEPFFIRCLRSNCLRRCK
- the LOC113080600 gene encoding unconventional myosin-IXb-like isoform X3; the encoded protein is MSVKDGDGTTSQDGKAYELQIYPRLSLETASCCILRVTKEATAASVIRDAAETLGLDTRKLYVLAEVKECGGEEWVLESTDLPVHRVLLWPRKAQEQHSQKEGFYFLLQERNHDGSIRYVHLPTVGNEQESKRLVARGFLPPQQEDLEDLCNLPVLNEDSILDNLRIRFQKKKIYTYAGSILIAINPFKFLPIYNPKYVKMYENHQLGKLEPHIFAIADVTYYAMLRKHINQCIVISGESGSGKTQSTNFLIHCLTALSQKGYASGVERTILGAGPVLEAFGNAKTANNNNSSRFGKFIQVNYLESGVVRGAVVEKYLLEKSRLVSREKNERNYHVFYYLLVGASEEERREFRLLQPEEYFYLKQENFMIEDADDLRHDFERLQQAMEMVGFLPATKRQIFSVLSAILYLGNVTYSQKSSGREEGLDVGPPEVLSTLSDLLKVKEEPLVEALTKRKTVTVNDKLILPYSHSEAITARDSMAKSLYSALFDWIVLRINHALLNKKDMEESVSCLSIGVLDIFGFEDFETNSFEQFCINYANEQLQYYFNQHIFKLEQEEYQAEGITWHNIDYTDNVGCIHLISKKPTGLLYLLDEESNFPHATDKTLLAKFKQQHQQNHYFVPTPVMEPAFVILHFAGKVKYQIKDFREKNTDHMRPDIVALLRSSDRAYVRQLIGMDPGAMFRWGIIRASIRALAAFNEAGRRWAAKTAGVVRPNSRVPLGELQRSNVPIERMYRHAPMLDFSFDHSEERPLEAFEDIFASCESKKKNKNPKTRQLIPKNLLDTRSLKYVVGLHDRTTKSLLHLHKKKRPPSISAQFQTSLSKLLETLGKAEPFFIRCLRSNCLRRCK